A single genomic interval of Festucalex cinctus isolate MCC-2025b chromosome 16, RoL_Fcin_1.0, whole genome shotgun sequence harbors:
- the klc2 gene encoding kinesin light chain 2 produces MSTMVYPREETLERLSQDEIVVNTKAVMQGLETLRGEHAQLLNSLLDCAQPPAVQEKSGVLRKSMEAIELGLGEAQVIIALSGHLSAVESEKQKLRAQVRRLCQENQWLRDELAATQHKLQRSEQSVAQLEEEKKHLEFMNQIKKLDDDDSVAAASPAGSDEKSQSGETAKDSLDDLFPNDDDHGAAQPSGEAAAQQGGYEIPARLRTLHNLVIQYASQGRYEVAVPLCKQALEDLEKTSGHDHPDVATMLNILALVYRDQNKYKEAAHLLNDALAIREKTLGKDHPAVAATLNNLAVLYGKRGKYKEAEPLCKRALEIREKVLGKYHPDVAKQLNNLALLCQNQAKYTEVEYYYLRALEIYQSKLGPDDPNVAKTKNNLATCYLKQGKFKDAETLYKDILTRAHERDFGSVNNDNKPIWMHAEEREESKGKRKEPGSYVEYGSWYKACKVDSPTVNTTLKSLGALYRRQGKLEAAETLEECASKSRKQGFDAINQSKVVELLKDGGERRHREGGSGCGAPRGESEADDSAEWNGDGSGALRRSGSFGKIRDALRRSSEMLVKKLQGSGPQEPRNPGMKRASSLNFLNKSTEETAQDANSGLSDLRGLSASNVDLTRRNSLIG; encoded by the exons ATGTCCACCATGGTGTACCCTCGAGAAGAAACCCTGGAGCGTCTGAGCCAGGATGAGATCGTGGTCAACACCAAGGCCGTCATGCAGGGCTTGGAGACGCTGCGCGGCGAGCACGCCCAGCTCCTCAACTCGCTCCTCGACTGCGCCCAGCCACCCGCCGTGCAGGAGAAGTCCGGCGTGCTCCGGAAGAGCATGGAGGCCATCGAGCTGGGCTTGGGGGAAGCTCAA GTGATCATCGCTCTGTCGGGCCACCTGAGCGCGGTGGAGTCGGAGAAGCAGAAGCTGCGCGCTCAGGTGAGGCGCCTGTGCCAGGAGAACCAGTGGCTGCGCGACGAGCTGGCGGCCACGCAGCACAAGCTGCAGCGCAGCGAGCAGAGCGTGGCGCagctggaggaggagaagaagcacCTGGAGTTCATGAACCAGATCAAGAAGCTGGACGACGATGACTCCGTCGCCGCCGCCTCGCCCGCCGGCTCTGACGAGAAGAGCCAAAGCGGGGAAACGGCCAAGGACAGCCTGGACGACTTGTTCCCCAACGATGACGACCACGGGGCTG CTCAGCCGAGCGGCGAGGCGGCGGCGCAGCAGGGCGGTTACGAGATCCCGGCCCGCCTCCGGACGCTCCACAACCTGGTGATCCAGTACGCATCGCAGGGCCGCTACGAGGTGGCCGTGCCGCTGTGCAAGCAGGCCTTGGAGGACCTGGAGAAGACATCGGGACACGATCACCCCGACGTGGCCACCATGCTGAATATCTTGGCTCTCGTATACAG GGATCAGAATAAGTACAAAGAAGCGGCGCACCTCCTCAACGACGCCCTGGCCATCAGAGAGAAGACGCTGGGCAAGGACCACCCGGCGGTGGCGGCCACCCTCAACAACCTGGCCGTTCTCTACGGCAAGAGGGGCAAGTACAAGGAGGCGGAGCCTCTGTGCAAGCGCGCCCTGGAAATCCGGGAGAAG GTGTTGGGCAAGTACCATCCAGATGTGGCGAAGCAGCTTAACAACCTGGCACTGCTATGCCAGAACCAGGCCAAGTACACCGAGGTGGAGTACTACTACCTCCGCGCCTTGGAGATCTACCAGTCCAAGCTGGGCCCCGacgaccccaacgtggccaagACCAAAAACAACCTG GCCACCTGCTACCTGAAGCAAGGCAAGTTCAAGGACGCTGAGACGCTCTACAAGGACATCCTGACCCGAGCACATGAGCGCGACTTTGGCTCTGTCAACA ATGACAACAAACCCATTTGGATGCATGCCGAGGAGCGAGAAGAGAGCAAG GGAAAGCGGAAGGAGCCCGGGTCGTACGTGGAGTACGGCAGCTGGTACAAGGCATGCAAGGTGGACAG CCCCACCGTCAACACCACCCTCAAGAGTCTGGGCGCCCTGTACCGCCGCCAGGGCAAACTGGAGGCGGCCGAAACGCTGGAGGAGTGCGCCAGCAAATCCCGCAAGCAG GGATTTGACGCCATCAACCAAAGCAAGGTGGTGGAGCTCCTCAAGGACGGGGGAGAGCGCCGACACCGGGAAGGCGGGAGCGGCTGCGGCGCGCCCAGGGGCGAAAGCGAGGCCGACGACTCCGCTGAGTGGAACGGG GACGGGAGCGGCGCTCTCCGGCGCAGCGGCTCTTTCGGGAAGATCCGCGACGCCCTGAGGAGGAGCAGCGAGATGCTGGTGAAGAAGCTTCAAGGCAGCGGACCGCAAGAACCGCGCAACCCGGG aaTGAAGAGAGCAAGCTCCCTTAACTTCCTAAACAAGAGCACCGAGGAAACAGCGCAG GACGCCAACTCGGGCCTTTCGGACTTGCGGGGACTCAGCGCCAGCAACGTGGACCTCACTAGACGCAACTCCCTGATTGGCTAA